One Nostoc sp. CENA543 genomic window, ATCAACCATCCCTTACATCATCCTGAATTTGAAGTGAATGAATCTGCTATTGTGACAGGAGTAATTACAATGGCCTACGCCGCGTGTAAGTATTTTCAACCAAGATAAATCTTCAACTTACTGACGGAGATGATTCATGCAGGTTCTTGAATTTCCCAGTGTCGCAGTTATAGCCGGAGAAAACGCTGTGGCTGTGACTCAACTTCCTCCTGTATGGCAAGATATTGCTCAGGGTACTGTTAAGACTGGACTGTGCAACCCACAAATCTATGTAGAGATGGCACAGTTATTTTTATACAAGTTAGAACAGGGTGATGTTGACTTATTTAACGAACGTCCAGAACTCACCCACCTGAAGCCATCATTTTGTCAATTATTTGGGCAATTAGCACGAGAAACCTTAGAATTCTATGGTCATGATTTCATGACTCATCACTATCCCAATTTTGCAGAAATTTTGCAAGAGTTGGAGAGTTACGGGTCTGACTATGCAGATGAAATCAAAGTAGCGAAAATTGGCTTAGAACTGTTCGATGAATTTGGTTATGAATTGCCAGCCAGCTTTTATCATGTGCATTTAGCACCAATTTATCGAGATCATGTGTTTGAAGAACGCGCCTTAAGATTTGACAAGCGGGACATTGAACACAAGCGTCCTTGGGATGCCATGCTTCATGCGTGTAAAGTATTTGCCATGCAAATGAAAGTGCAGAGTATCGCTTCCAAATATGGCTTTACTTATCAGCATGGTTGCGGTTGTAACTCCCACCTCTCAGCAATTGACTTATCACAGGGCAAATTTGAGTATGAATTAAGTCCAGAAAAACGCGATCGCTGGATTCGCAGTTTCATCTGGACAGCTTGGTATGAGTATGCTTTCTTTGCGATCGTGCCGAATACTAGTTATTTGGTTTGATTAACCTTCGGTTGAGGAATTGGGGACTGGGGATTGGGAATTGGAAGGTAGACAAGGTAGAATTCATTTCTCAACTCATTACTCATGACTCATTACTCAGCCTGACTTTTCACGGGATATGGAAAACCCCTCTCCATAGAGCGAAGCTCTTCTCGTAGAGTACCTCTGCCCCACGGGGGGAGAGGCTTTGAAAGCTAGGTTTATTTTTTTCTCTGATTGTATGAAACCACCCTGCTTTAACTTTTCCCCCTTCCCTACTAGGGAAGGGGGCTAGGGGGTTAGGTTTTGCGTGAACTTTTCCACATATCCCTCTTCTGTCACTTTCCGAGTATTCTGAATAAAAGGATGAAAAGAAAAAACTCTGGAAGGTAAGCAGGGCAATGGATGTAGAATTACAAATCCTCAAACATTTGGCAAGAGATGCTCATCCAACAGTTGCGCTCATAGATGAATATTGTGCAGAGTATAAAAACCTGTTCAAAGAGGTAAGAAATTATGAGTGCTTTAAATATTTCCATTTGGGGATAATATTAACAATAAAAAGAAAATCGTTACCAGAAATAGCGAAGGTGGTAAGTATAAACTCAGCGCAGTCATTACATCATTTTATAGCTAACTCAGATTGGTCAGTAGATGAATTAAAACAACGAAGATTAAAGAAAATCAAGCAAGCCTTGAATGGTCAGGCGATTACAGTAGTAATAGATGAAACCGGAGATAGAAAAAAAGGTAAAAAGACTGATTATGTCGCAAGACAATATTTAGGAAGTGTGGGAAAAGTTGATAATGGAATAGTTTCAGTCAATGCTTATGGAATTTATTCTAATATAACTTTTCCTTTAAGTGTAAAAGTATTCAAACCAAAAGGGACGCTAAAATCAGGAGATAAATATAAAACTCAAATAGAGTTAGCGTCAGAAATAATTACAGAGTTAATTGAAGAGGGTGTTAATATTGAACTGGTACTGGCAGATAGTTTATATGGTGAGCAGCGCGTTGGGCGGCTTTGCCGACTTGAAGCGACTGCGAACCCGAAGGGTGAAAGTAGCCAGTTTCTGAGAAAACTGGATGAATATAACTTAGCTTATGTTGTAGCAATCAGAAGTAATCATGGTGTCTGGATGCCATCAGGGCAGAGCGTTAGGGCGAATAAGTGGTGCAAATTTGAGAGAACATTTAGTAATCAAAAATCAGAAACTAGATATATAAGAGAAATAGTTTATGGTAAAAAAAGAGCCATAACTTACTGGGAAATAACAACTGACCCAGAAACCATGCCAGAAAATTCTACCTCTTTTGTGATGACGAATCTTCAAGGGAACTTGAAGAAGATTTTAGGTGACTTATATGGATTAAGAACCTGGGTTGAATATGGGTTTAGGCAATGTAAACAGGAACTAGGCTGGACAGATTACCGTTTTACAAATTTCCAACATATTGAGAGATGGTGGGAGATTATTTTTAGTGTTTATACGATGATTAGTTTAAATTCTCCAGTCTTTTTAGGCTTGAATCAATCTCATCAACTTGAGACTGAAGCACAAGAAAATAATGATGTTGATTTTTCTAATCATCCGCAATGGAATCATGAATCTGGATGGAAGAATACTTTAAATAATCTGCGTCTTATTATCCAACCACTTTTACTATTTTGGTTAATTTATCCCTGGTTAAGTATTTTCCCTAATTCAGATTTGTTACTGGGATTCAATCATTTAATTGCCACAATGAATCAATTTAAACCCTATTATGCTTCTGGATGATTTAGCTTCTGAACTATTTGCTTATTCCGGAAAGTGACAGAAGAGGGATATCTCACGCAAAGGCGCAAAGGCGCGAAGGAACAAAGGAAAAGAAAGGTATTTCTGGCATTTCATCTTCTAATTCAGCAACGCCCCATTTGCTTTATGCCGGGAAACCCGTCCACCGCAATGGCTCACCTTTTTACTTTTTATTTTTGCCTTTTTGATGCCCATTCAAGTCATCGGGCATGAAATTCTACTGTTTTTTCTAAGATTTTGATGTCGTAATGACCAAAGAAATCATTACCTAGTAACCCGATGGGGGCTTTAGGGGCGATCGCTACGTCTAAATTCTGCACCGCCGCACCACCAGCCGCCATTGATTTCACCGTACCTATGGGGAGTTCAATTTGCGTTCCGTCGGCAATTTGTGCTGTCATCACTCCTGTTTGTTCAACTTGTAGGGCATTGGCAATTCCCATTGTAATCAGGGTGTTGTTTGCACCTGTGTCAACAATCATCTCAAAGGTTTTGTTGTTATTAAAGGTGACATCAATTACCGGAGTTCTCCCCAAACGGCGTTTAATCGGGACACGAAAGACTTTCTTTTCTGGCTGTGGAGATATTCTTTTTTCACTGTTAGCACTGCAAAGTTTTTCTAATTTAATTGTTCTCCCTGAAGCATCAATCATGAAACATTCCCCAAGGTCTTCAGCCTTTGTCTGATGGGGCAATGAGAAAAACATCAGTGTTGGTAAGGATGCCAATAAGACTGAATTAATATATTTAATAATGTTTTTTGTAGATTTTTTCATAGGAGTTTTATTGTTTGTTTAGTAAGTTTTTCTCAGACAATTAACTTACTACTTTTGACTCTAATTCATATAGTACATATATTTACTTATCAATAAATTAAAGTTTAAGTGAAGACTAAATAAAACTACTGACTAGGAATAAAACCAATTCGCAATTCGCAATTCGCAATTCGCAATTAAACTAAACCACCCACAAGGGGTGGGATTTTTACCTACCTTGCAATACAAGGACTGTTTCGCGCACCAAGGGCGTTAGCGTAGAGGGACGCAAGTCCAGTTTTGAACCTTCACTTTTTGATAAAGTGTTGCTAAATTTAGCTTTTTTGCTAGTTTATTCACAGTTAGTAGCAGCATAGATAGCAGTAGCGATCGCATTTTTTACAGCTATATCTTTCTGAGATAAATTCACCGCTTCTGTAATGGTGCGTTGTGCTACCACTGCACACACAGCCGCCGCCGCAAAACCGTAGACTCCCGCCATTTTGAATAATGTGCCGCATTCCATCTCATAGTTGAGGATATTTAGCTGCCGATATTCTGCTGTAATACCCTGTAGCGATCGCATTAAATAAGGATTAGCAGAATCAGTGCGTTCCTGTCCTTCATAAAAGGTATCGACGGAAGCCGTAACTCCCATATAATATTCTACCTGTAATGCTTGTGCAGCCTTGACCAAAGCCACAGTTAAAAACGGATCGGCGGCGGCTGGATATTCCACTGGTGCAATATCATTGGCTGCACCTTGACGACATAACGCCGCACTACTAATGACAATACTACCGATGGGAATATGGGTTTGAATTGCACCACAAGTCCCAATACGAATAATCTGTTTAATTCCTAGCTGCACCAACTCATTGACCACAATACTTAAAGAAGGCGCACCCATCCCACTGGTAGCAGATATAATCAAGCGACCATTGGGTAAATATCCTAGATAGCTATTGAGTCCGCGATTCTCAGACAGCAAACGCACATCCTGTAAATAAGTGTGAGCAATTAACCGCGCCCTTTCAGGGTCGCCAGATAATAGCGTCATGGTGGGAGGTGTAGCACCTAAATCATCTAGCCCAAAGCCAAGATGATAAAAGTATTGATTTGGCATAGCTTTATTTAGAATAAAATTATAAAAAGTAGGTTAGTTTAAGGGACGCGAAACCCGACATCTTGAGGAATTATATTTAGATTACTTACGAACCGTTTTTCTCTTTCCATGTCAGATGCCATTGTTCATAAAACTTAGAACTCGGATTAATTTTTTGGCGGATTTCTGCCATTTCTTTGGAACGGTTAATACTTTGCATCAAATAACCATTCTCAAAAATCAGTTGATAAACTTCCTCATATTTATAAGCTGGTTGAAAGCCAATATGGACATATAGGTTATTCATAAACTTATTAGCTGTTAATAAGCTGCCTGTAAATTCCACAAAATGTTTTAGTTGTTCATAAACAGCACTAGGATGACCCACAGGCGTATTGCGGCTATGAGGGAAGACACCTAAAAAATCTCTGGCTCTACCATGTTTTACAAACAGTTTTTCTTTTAAACCCAGGGACATAATTAATTCTTTTAAGTAGAGTTTTTCTTTTATTACCTCATAAGTGCAACAATAGCCTCGATAACAAGCGGTTGTACCCTACTGAGGAGAAAAGCCGTGTTGTGTTGGTTCAAATAATCCTGTACCCTCAACGCCAGCAATGCAGAATTTTTGATTTTCATGTATTAATAAATCACTAATTTGTCCAGTCATTTATTATGTTCATTAAATATGAATTATTGCCCGTAATCTGAAACCCAGGGATCTAACTTAAATTCATGAGACAGGAAATCAATCAAACAACGCACTTTCGCTGCTACAAACCGACTGCGACGATAGACAGCTTGAATAGGTAGTGGAACAGGTTGATAGTCTTTGAGAATCATCTTCAGATTGCCATTTTCTAACACGTCACCAAATAACCAAATCGGAGAAACCGCAATCCCTAACCCCGCAAATACGGCTGCTCTAATGGCTGTAGAATTATTTGCTTGAAAGTTACCATTTACTGCAACTTTGATCACTCCCTGAGTTCCTTGAAAGTGCCATTCATTACCTGTAGCTAGACGAGTATAAACAATACAATTATGCTTGACCAATTCTTCTGGTGTTTGCGGTTCACCTGCTCGCTCAAAGTAAGATTGATGTCCAATTGTAATTCGCCTTGTAGTTCCAATGCGTCGGGTAATCAGGGAAGTATCCTGCACGTTACCGATACGAATTGCTAAATCTACCCCTTCTTCTATCAAATCTACAAACTGATCTGCCATCATTAAATCAATTTTAATATCTGGGTAGCGTTCGAGAAATACATTCAATCTGGGTATGATTTGCAACTGCCCAAAAGCTACAGGACAACACACCCGCAATACACCCGTAGGCTTTTGTCGTTTTCCCACACTAGATTCTGCTTCTTTAACTGCCTCTAACACTTGCTGACAGTGTTCGTAAAAACGGATACCCTCTTCGGTTAAACTTAAAGTGCGCGTAGAGCGAACGAGTAACTGAACGTCTAAATATTCCTCTAGTGCTGCAATCTGTTTACTGATAGTGGGTTGAGTGGTGTTTAGTTCACGGGCGACCGCAGAAAAACTGCCAGTTTCTACCGTCCTGACAAAGCTTTTCATGCAAGCAATGCGATCCATAGCTAAATTTATTCCAAATAAGAATAAATCATATTCTTTTTCGCTGTCTTCTCAAATATTTGAGCATCAATCATCATAAAGATGTCAGCAATCAATGGCACATCAAACGCTGGAGGGTCTTATGGATATCAATGGTTCTATTGCTTTGGTAACGGGTGCAAATCGCGGCATAGGTCAGGCTTTTGTGGAAGCATTAGTGCAAGCAGGTGCTACCCGCATCTACGCTACTGCGCGTAATGTAGAGACTTTGAAAGATGTAGTGGCACTTGCTCCCGATAGGTGTAGCGAACTGCAAACATAAACGCTTCAAACTGCAAACAAGTCAATTTTCAAACCACATTAACTGCAAATAAGAGGGGTCTTCAAACCACAATAATTGCAAATGAAACCACATTATCTGCAAACAAACCACAATAACTGCAAATGAAACCACATTAACTGCAAATAAGCCGTAACCCATGCTGTGATTGGGCTAGAAGATTTATCACTGCAAAAGTGTCCAATTTATACGAACTTTTACACCGGACATATATGTCTATTTATTTAGATATAAATCAAACACTAATAAAACAGAAAAATTTTATATGGGGTATTTCTTGTTTTGACTTAATTTCCCTCTGACGCATACAAAGGAATTCCCATTTTTAACATCTGGTCTCTCAAATCTTGGGTTCGACCTGGAGGTAACTGAGCGTGTATAAAAGAATTTACTTCACTTACTCGTATATTTAATAACTCAGCTAGAACTTTAGCATTGTAACCATGCCGTATTAAGCGGGGTTCTAAATCGTTAAGTCCTACGTTCAAGACCGCTTCAGCCATATCACGGGTGACAGGCTTAGTTGCTGCTTGATAAGCGTCTTCAAAAGCCCTCTGCAAATAATGTTCAATTTGCAAGGGAGTCGTCAGTCGTTGAGCCAAAAATTCAATAGCCTCATCGGTAATCAAATCTTCAGGTAGATAATCATCGTAAATACACTCACTCAATAGCCATTTTATATACTCAACTTGATGTCCTCTAATACCTTCTAAACTAAAAATATTGGTTCTAGCACCAATCTCTTCCAAAGATGGTCGGCGCAGATCATTTTTCAACTTGGGATGACCCAGCAACACTACAGATAAAGTGCAACCATTCTGGCGTACCAATTCAATTAAACGCTTAATTTTGACTAACGTACTGTGATGAATGTCATGAGCTTCATCGACAAACAGCACTATAGGCTTACGGCATTTTTGAATCAAAGCTAATAATTTTCGTTCTCTAAGTTCTGGGTGAGTCGGTGGTTTAGCATCCTTTTCTGTGCTTAAATCCAAAAACAAAGCACTCATCAAAACCCCGACGTTGACCTTATCTTTGTCAATTGCAAGGCAACGAGAAATAATTATGTCTTTTTCAGAGGACAATTCCAATTGCAGTCGTTGTAAAGTCGTTGTTTTACCACAACCAACAACACCTGTTATCGCAATCAAACGACCTTGCCTAATTTGGGGTTTCAGTTCTTTGAATAGATTTGTCTGCTCTTGGGTCTCAAAATACCCCACATGGTCTAAGGTACGTTTCAGACCAAAATAAGTCATGACATCACTCAACATCGCTCGTACCTGATAAGGGGTGGAAGAAATCTCGAATTTGTTTGATTACCTCCTGCTTATTGAGAGTAGTCACCAGAACCGCATCAATATAAGCCATTTGTTCAGGGGTAAGTTTTGCTAATGGGCGTGCCAAATAATCAGCGATCGCTAATTTGGCTGCAATCACCGTGCTGAATGTCAGTTCTTGAAATGGGTTAGGGTCAACAAAAGGCTGCACCTTTAGTGGGGTTGTATTACTCCCGAAATCTGGGTTATTGCCTTTACCAATCACAGAATTCGGTAAAGACAACTCTTTAGCTAAAGATTCAATTCGCTCTGCCCGTTTCTGTGTACGTGTTTTCTTAAAACTACGGTAGCGATGTAGGGGGATTGGCCCATCTACAGGTAGAAATGGTCCATAGCGCCGTTCTTTGTGTTCTACGTACAATTCGTTGTCAAATAAACCCCACCACAAAACTACAGTTTCTCCAGCCAAATCTGGCTCAACCTCATAAGCCACCCCCTCAACCATAACGTGAGCATCGATGCCGACTTTGCGACGTTCTGGTTCGCGTGCAAATGTACAAAAACGTTCCCAGGTACACATTTGTCGAATTCCCGCCTTGGGTAAGTGTAAGAGCCAATCGTCCAGCCGGGAATGAGGTTCGCTGCGATGGGGTCGGCTATTGTAATGGAGCAAAAACTTCATCAACCAAGCGTTCGCCTCAGCTTCCGTCTCCGGTTCATGCAGGTGGTAAAGGGTTTCGTGCATTTCTTTGACCGTGCGAAAGGGTCTTTCCACTTTCCCCTTAGAACGAGCCGTCACTCGTTGCCCATCTTTGCCCGCAGGTAAATGAGTACGTACTTCAATCCCCAAATAACCCATGACTTTTTGAAACACTAAGCTCTTAGCAATGGGGCCATTGTCCATGTACAGCATTTGGGGAATGCCTTGAAAGGGAAAGTCGCTCCCCGGTTTGGGTGACATGGCAGCAAACATAAACCGCAGTGCTGCTTCCACATCCTCACCGTAAACACAGTGGTATTCTTGGTATGCAACACCACTTCGGTCATCCACAACACTATAAAGCATTAACAAGGGATGCCCCCGCCCCGGTTCTAGGAAGGCTGGTGCTTTAACGTGCTTGAGGTCTGATGGGCTGAGGTCAAAATGCCAACATTGATTGCTATATTCTGCCTGAAAGCGAACAGCAGGCGGTTGCCGTAGAAGGGTATCGCGGTCGTAGCCCCATTTGTT contains:
- a CDS encoding transposase; translation: MDVELQILKHLARDAHPTVALIDEYCAEYKNLFKEVRNYECFKYFHLGIILTIKRKSLPEIAKVVSINSAQSLHHFIANSDWSVDELKQRRLKKIKQALNGQAITVVIDETGDRKKGKKTDYVARQYLGSVGKVDNGIVSVNAYGIYSNITFPLSVKVFKPKGTLKSGDKYKTQIELASEIITELIEEGVNIELVLADSLYGEQRVGRLCRLEATANPKGESSQFLRKLDEYNLAYVVAIRSNHGVWMPSGQSVRANKWCKFERTFSNQKSETRYIREIVYGKKRAITYWEITTDPETMPENSTSFVMTNLQGNLKKILGDLYGLRTWVEYGFRQCKQELGWTDYRFTNFQHIERWWEIIFSVYTMISLNSPVFLGLNQSHQLETEAQENNDVDFSNHPQWNHESGWKNTLNNLRLIIQPLLLFWLIYPWLSIFPNSDLLLGFNHLIATMNQFKPYYASG
- a CDS encoding TIGR02281 family clan AA aspartic protease; this encodes MKKSTKNIIKYINSVLLASLPTLMFFSLPHQTKAEDLGECFMIDASGRTIKLEKLCSANSEKRISPQPEKKVFRVPIKRRLGRTPVIDVTFNNNKTFEMIVDTGANNTLITMGIANALQVEQTGVMTAQIADGTQIELPIGTVKSMAAGGAAVQNLDVAIAPKAPIGLLGNDFFGHYDIKILEKTVEFHAR
- a CDS encoding nucleoside phosphorylase; the protein is MPNQYFYHLGFGLDDLGATPPTMTLLSGDPERARLIAHTYLQDVRLLSENRGLNSYLGYLPNGRLIISATSGMGAPSLSIVVNELVQLGIKQIIRIGTCGAIQTHIPIGSIVISSAALCRQGAANDIAPVEYPAAADPFLTVALVKAAQALQVEYYMGVTASVDTFYEGQERTDSANPYLMRSLQGITAEYRQLNILNYEMECGTLFKMAGVYGFAAAAVCAVVAQRTITEAVNLSQKDIAVKNAIATAIYAATNCE
- a CDS encoding LysR family transcriptional regulator: MDRIACMKSFVRTVETGSFSAVARELNTTQPTISKQIAALEEYLDVQLLVRSTRTLSLTEEGIRFYEHCQQVLEAVKEAESSVGKRQKPTGVLRVCCPVAFGQLQIIPRLNVFLERYPDIKIDLMMADQFVDLIEEGVDLAIRIGNVQDTSLITRRIGTTRRITIGHQSYFERAGEPQTPEELVKHNCIVYTRLATGNEWHFQGTQGVIKVAVNGNFQANNSTAIRAAVFAGLGIAVSPIWLFGDVLENGNLKMILKDYQPVPLPIQAVYRRSRFVAAKVRCLIDFLSHEFKLDPWVSDYGQ
- a CDS encoding SDR family NAD(P)-dependent oxidoreductase; the encoded protein is MDINGSIALVTGANRGIGQAFVEALVQAGATRIYATARNVETLKDVVALAPDRCSELQT
- a CDS encoding ExeA family protein, which encodes MLSDVMTYFGLKRTLDHVGYFETQEQTNLFKELKPQIRQGRLIAITGVVGCGKTTTLQRLQLELSSEKDIIISRCLAIDKDKVNVGVLMSALFLDLSTEKDAKPPTHPELRERKLLALIQKCRKPIVLFVDEAHDIHHSTLVKIKRLIELVRQNGCTLSVVLLGHPKLKNDLRRPSLEEIGARTNIFSLEGIRGHQVEYIKWLLSECIYDDYLPEDLITDEAIEFLAQRLTTPLQIEHYLQRAFEDAYQAATKPVTRDMAEAVLNVGLNDLEPRLIRHGYNAKVLAELLNIRVSEVNSFIHAQLPPGRTQDLRDQMLKMGIPLYASEGN
- a CDS encoding DDE-type integrase/transposase/recombinase codes for the protein MPIDAIVDLRRRLDQLPPRSPSRRELVQEIAQLYGISEDTVYRTLRSGNVVRPVRRVDCDVPRVIPKGTLERYCEIIAAIKIRTSNRKGRHLSTVQAIRLLEEDGINTPDGHLRVPVGLLKPTTVNRYLNKWGYDRDTLLRQPPAVRFQAEYSNQCWHFDLSPSDLKHVKAPAFLEPGRGHPLLMLYSVVDDRSGVAYQEYHCVYGEDVEAALRFMFAAMSPKPGSDFPFQGIPQMLYMDNGPIAKSLVFQKVMGYLGIEVRTHLPAGKDGQRVTARSKGKVERPFRTVKEMHETLYHLHEPETEAEANAWLMKFLLHYNSRPHRSEPHSRLDDWLLHLPKAGIRQMCTWERFCTFAREPERRKVGIDAHVMVEGVAYEVEPDLAGETVVLWWGLFDNELYVEHKERRYGPFLPVDGPIPLHRYRSFKKTRTQKRAERIESLAKELSLPNSVIGKGNNPDFGSNTTPLKVQPFVDPNPFQELTFSTVIAAKLAIADYLARPLAKLTPEQMAYIDAVLVTTLNKQEVIKQIRDFFHPLSGTSDVE